From one Methanosphaera cuniculi genomic stretch:
- the comD gene encoding sulfopyruvate decarboxylase subunit alpha, with product MDSTDVIYQGLKDAGINFIVSVPCANLKKLLNLVDEDPEIKHIPVTREEEGFGICAGAYMGGMKPAILMQNSGLGNSVNVLASLIKLYNFPILIIISHRGTLGEGVYGQVPMSKATTKVFDSLDIRYIKVDNPNESEKIVKQTWDLAYISEEPIALLFDINYWKRSVDE from the coding sequence ATGGACAGTACAGATGTAATATATCAAGGACTAAAAGATGCAGGAATAAACTTCATAGTAAGTGTTCCATGTGCAAATCTTAAAAAACTACTAAATCTAGTGGATGAAGATCCAGAAATTAAACATATACCAGTAACACGTGAAGAAGAAGGATTTGGAATATGTGCAGGAGCATATATGGGAGGCATGAAACCTGCAATACTCATGCAAAATTCAGGACTTGGAAATAGTGTAAATGTATTAGCTTCTCTCATAAAACTATACAACTTCCCAATACTAATTATAATAAGTCATAGAGGTACATTAGGAGAAGGTGTATATGGACAAGTACCTATGAGTAAAGCTACAACAAAAGTATTTGATTCTCTTGATATACGTTATATTAAAGTTGATAATCCAAATGAATCAGAAAAAATTGTTAAACAAACATGGGATTTAGCATATATATCTGAAGAACCAATAGCATTGCTATTTGATATAAACTACTGGAAGAGGAGTGTAGATGAATAA
- a CDS encoding methanogenesis marker 7 protein codes for MYATMTYTGGVHKHYEMEELIEDLGGFILQKNKAQVDISITIAVPEEDIDKIQQKAKELLGDVEISPLASTEIAVIAPTLAHQHLPHASCDIAEYLRRYGTKTNMIGLARGAGKGISQISKREKDIAEEHDLAVFTLGSFSDCIRTKKFLFEDLDIPVIVTGSPTDLTAEELSCEAYVPGFGRIPYRLKRGENIRALRNLAETAEDLIKKQRELLEEDPLIVSPVIVKIMLEREIPEIAEIVAPMPIVSQLDGVRVKLPYDEYHEKIANVEVEGYRLGDVADIKQSKVFDGSTLIKIYPESSII; via the coding sequence ATGTATGCAACAATGACATATACCGGTGGAGTTCACAAACACTATGAAATGGAAGAGTTAATTGAAGATCTTGGTGGCTTTATTCTTCAGAAAAATAAAGCACAAGTGGATATAAGTATAACAATAGCAGTTCCAGAAGAAGATATTGATAAAATACAACAAAAAGCAAAAGAACTATTAGGAGATGTAGAAATTTCACCTCTTGCAAGTACAGAAATAGCAGTAATAGCACCAACACTTGCACATCAACACTTACCTCACGCATCATGTGATATTGCAGAATATCTAAGACGTTATGGAACAAAAACTAACATGATAGGACTAGCACGGGGAGCAGGAAAAGGAATATCACAGATAAGTAAACGTGAAAAAGACATTGCAGAAGAACATGACTTAGCTGTATTTACTCTTGGAAGTTTTTCAGATTGTATAAGAACAAAAAAATTCCTTTTTGAAGATCTTGATATTCCAGTAATTGTAACAGGTTCACCTACAGATCTTACAGCTGAGGAGCTTAGCTGTGAAGCATATGTTCCAGGATTTGGACGTATACCATATAGACTTAAACGTGGAGAAAATATACGAGCATTACGTAATCTTGCAGAAACAGCTGAAGATTTAATTAAAAAACAAAGAGAACTTCTTGAAGAAGATCCTCTTATAGTATCACCTGTAATTGTTAAAATTATGCTAGAACGTGAAATTCCAGAGATTGCAGAGATTGTAGCACCAATGCCTATTGTAAGTCAACTTGATGGTGTACGTGTAAAACTTCCATATGACGAATATCATGAAAAAATTGCAAATGTTGAAGTTGAAGGATATCGTCTTGGTGATGTTGCTGATATTAAACAATCAAAAGTATTTGATGGTAGTACATTAATTAAAATTTATCCTGAAAGTTCAATAATATAA
- a CDS encoding beta-CASP ribonuclease aCPSF1 → MIKEITEKITERLPEKVKLAKVEFEGPEVVIYTKNPEIIKDNGNIIRELAKDTRKRIIIRSDKSVLTPPTETIEKIEEIVPSDAEITDISFDDVTCEVIIESKKPGLVIGKYGTTSREIVKQTGWAPKILRTPPINSETIRKIRLSLRKNSKERKKFLQKLGKRIHREALFDNDWVRLTSLGGFREVGRSCLFLQTPNSKVLLDCGVNVAGVDDKTAFPFLNVPEFNLNDLDAVILTHAHLDHSGFIPYLYHYGYEGPVYCTTPTRDVTTLLQQDHLDISHREDKPLPFNIKDVKEALNKTITLDYGEVTDISPDIRLTLHNAGHIVGSAMAHLHIGDGKHNFVYTGDFKNEKSRLLEPSVSRFPRIESMVMESTYGGHEDVTPTRNTAEKELIKSIYSTLNGGGKVLIPVFAVGRAQEIMIVLEEYINHGILKDVPVYIDGMIWEATAIHTAHPEFLSKDLRDQIFHIGKNPFTSEVFKKVTNNEQRQRLIDSKEPCIILSTSGMLTGGNSVEYFKNLCEDSNNSIIFVGYQSEGSLGRRIQKGFDEIPLETNGVTELYNVNLKVVTVDGFGGHSDRKQLMEYVRKLSPKPDKILVCHGDAYKALDLASSIYRSYKIETKTPMNLETTRLQ, encoded by the coding sequence ATGATAAAAGAAATCACAGAAAAAATCACCGAACGATTACCTGAAAAAGTAAAACTTGCAAAAGTTGAATTTGAAGGACCTGAAGTTGTAATATACACAAAAAATCCTGAAATAATAAAAGACAATGGAAACATAATACGAGAGCTAGCAAAAGATACAAGAAAAAGAATAATTATAAGATCAGATAAATCAGTTCTAACACCACCAACAGAAACAATAGAAAAAATCGAGGAAATCGTACCATCAGATGCAGAAATAACTGACATATCATTTGATGATGTAACATGTGAAGTAATAATAGAATCTAAAAAACCAGGTCTTGTAATAGGAAAATATGGTACAACATCACGTGAAATTGTAAAACAAACCGGATGGGCACCAAAAATATTAAGAACACCACCAATAAATTCTGAAACAATTAGAAAAATAAGATTATCTCTAAGAAAAAATAGTAAAGAAAGAAAAAAATTCCTCCAAAAACTAGGAAAAAGAATTCATAGAGAAGCACTCTTTGATAATGACTGGGTAAGACTAACATCTCTTGGTGGATTTAGAGAAGTTGGAAGATCATGTCTATTTTTACAAACACCAAATAGTAAAGTTCTACTTGATTGTGGAGTAAACGTTGCAGGTGTAGATGATAAAACAGCATTCCCATTCCTTAATGTACCAGAATTTAACCTAAATGACCTTGATGCTGTAATATTAACACACGCACACCTTGATCATTCAGGATTCATACCATACTTATACCATTATGGATATGAAGGACCTGTATATTGTACAACACCAACACGTGATGTAACAACACTACTACAACAAGACCACCTTGATATTTCACATCGTGAAGATAAACCACTACCATTTAACATAAAAGATGTAAAAGAAGCATTAAATAAAACAATTACTCTTGATTATGGAGAAGTAACAGACATATCACCTGATATAAGATTAACACTTCATAATGCAGGACACATTGTAGGATCTGCAATGGCACACCTTCACATTGGAGATGGAAAACATAACTTTGTATATACAGGAGACTTTAAAAATGAAAAAAGTCGACTTCTTGAACCATCAGTTTCAAGATTCCCAAGAATTGAATCAATGGTAATGGAAAGTACTTATGGTGGACATGAAGATGTAACACCAACACGTAACACAGCAGAAAAAGAATTAATTAAATCAATATACAGTACACTAAATGGTGGAGGAAAAGTACTAATTCCTGTATTTGCAGTAGGACGTGCACAGGAAATAATGATAGTACTTGAAGAATACATAAATCATGGAATACTAAAAGATGTACCAGTATACATAGATGGAATGATATGGGAAGCAACAGCAATACACACAGCACATCCAGAATTCTTAAGTAAAGACTTACGTGATCAAATATTCCATATTGGTAAAAACCCATTCACATCAGAAGTATTTAAAAAAGTAACAAACAACGAACAAAGACAAAGACTCATAGATAGTAAAGAACCATGTATAATACTATCAACATCAGGTATGCTAACAGGTGGAAACTCAGTTGAATACTTCAAAAACCTATGTGAAGATTCAAACAATTCAATCATATTTGTAGGATACCAATCAGAAGGATCTCTAGGACGTCGTATCCAGAAAGGATTTGATGAAATACCACTAGAAACCAACGGTGTTACAGAATTATACAATGTTAACTTAAAAGTAGTAACAGTAGATGGATTTGGAGGACATAGTGATCGTAAACAACTCATGGAATATGTACGAAAACTATCACCTAAACCTGATAAAATACTCGTATGTCACGGAGATGCATATAAAGCATTAGACCTTGCAAGTAGTATCTACAGATCATATAAAATTGAGACAAAAACCCCAATGAATCTTGAAACAACAAGACTACAATAA
- the comC gene encoding L-sulfolactate dehydrogenase, whose amino-acid sequence MKLSIDNETKLIEEILQAYGVEKREATIVAEVITDGDLKGFSTHGLGRFPQYIKSIEAGTIKTDGDYEIEKESPSTALINGNHKFGHYVTVKAMDLAIKKASETGVGVVGIHNSNHYGIAGFYADLASIQDMIGIVISNTEPAIAPFGGNKALLGTNPITISIPSDDINNYICLDMATSITARGKLLEAKRKGEELPEGMALDKDGKPTTDPEAGLEGSILPFGGFKGYGLAFMFEILAGPLVAAAFGEGVKGTATPGVECTKGDLLIVIDPEFFAGSMQFKFYVDQFVREIREQNGVVPGDREVQNIATNYENGIEIDKVLYEQLTDIAKAKDLDITEYFEE is encoded by the coding sequence TTGAAATTAAGTATTGATAATGAAACAAAGTTAATTGAAGAAATCCTACAAGCATATGGTGTAGAAAAACGAGAAGCAACAATTGTAGCTGAAGTAATAACAGATGGTGATCTTAAAGGATTTTCAACTCATGGACTTGGAAGATTCCCACAGTACATAAAAAGTATAGAAGCAGGAACAATAAAAACTGATGGTGACTATGAAATAGAAAAAGAATCTCCATCAACTGCACTAATAAATGGAAATCACAAATTTGGACACTACGTAACTGTAAAAGCAATGGATCTTGCTATTAAAAAAGCAAGTGAAACAGGAGTAGGTGTTGTAGGAATACATAATAGTAATCATTATGGAATAGCAGGATTCTATGCTGATCTTGCATCAATCCAAGATATGATTGGAATTGTAATATCAAACACAGAACCAGCAATAGCACCATTTGGTGGTAATAAAGCACTTCTTGGAACTAACCCAATAACAATAAGCATACCATCAGATGATATAAACAACTACATCTGTCTTGACATGGCAACAAGTATCACAGCACGTGGAAAACTACTTGAAGCAAAACGTAAAGGTGAAGAATTACCAGAAGGTATGGCACTAGATAAAGATGGAAAACCAACAACAGACCCAGAAGCAGGACTAGAAGGATCAATCTTACCATTTGGTGGATTTAAAGGATATGGACTTGCATTCATGTTTGAAATATTAGCAGGACCACTAGTAGCAGCAGCATTTGGAGAAGGAGTAAAAGGAACAGCAACACCTGGTGTTGAATGTACAAAAGGAGATTTACTAATTGTAATAGATCCAGAATTCTTCGCAGGTTCAATGCAATTTAAATTCTATGTTGACCAATTTGTACGAGAAATACGCGAACAAAATGGAGTAGTACCAGGAGATCGTGAAGTTCAAAACATAGCAACAAACTATGAAAATGGAATAGAAATTGATAAAGTATTATATGAACAACTAACAGATATTGCAAAAGCAAAAGATCTTGATATAACAGAATACTTCGAAGAATAA
- the comE gene encoding sulfopyruvate decarboxylase subunit beta gives MKRYDAIKKIVETVDDELIVSNIGFPSRELYGIEDKNETFYMSGSMGMATPIALGLAMALEINDNPRKVIAIDGDGSLLMNFGELVTIYAQNPENLIIALIDNEAYGSTGSQKTYSSDINLSKIAEAIGFKEVYYIDARETTADIDMSKYKDIKGPVFIQIKVKPGNSDAPIIPLTPSMIKNRFMNEVQKK, from the coding sequence ATGAAACGATATGATGCAATAAAAAAAATAGTAGAAACAGTAGATGATGAACTAATAGTATCAAATATAGGATTTCCATCACGTGAATTATATGGAATAGAAGATAAAAATGAAACATTCTATATGTCAGGATCTATGGGAATGGCAACACCAATAGCATTAGGTCTTGCTATGGCACTTGAAATTAATGATAATCCTAGAAAAGTAATTGCAATTGATGGTGATGGATCACTTCTTATGAACTTTGGAGAACTAGTTACTATATATGCTCAAAATCCTGAAAATCTTATCATTGCATTAATTGACAATGAAGCATATGGATCAACAGGTTCTCAGAAAACATACTCATCAGATATAAACCTATCAAAAATAGCTGAAGCAATAGGATTTAAAGAAGTTTACTATATAGATGCTAGAGAAACTACAGCTGATATAGATATGAGTAAATATAAAGATATAAAAGGACCAGTATTTATTCAGATAAAAGTAAAACCAGGAAATAGTGATGCACCAATAATACCTCTAACTCCATCCATGATAAAAAACAGATTTATGAATGAAGTACAAAAAAAATAG
- the psmB gene encoding archaeal proteasome endopeptidase complex subunit beta: MNQNENMKGTTTIGFVCTDGVVLATETRATMGSLIANKAVNKLYQLDDKIGATIAGTVSHAQSLMDLLKAEISLYKLKNDKDMSMESLAVLTSNILKSGPYMVQTIIAGVDKTGPKLYSLDPSGSYIEDTCTSTGSGSPFAFGVLEDRYNENLTVDEGRFVAIRAITAAMERDVYSGNGYRLATITEDGMKVYTKEEIEALKEQL; the protein is encoded by the coding sequence ATGAATCAAAATGAAAACATGAAAGGAACAACAACTATCGGATTTGTATGCACAGACGGAGTAGTACTAGCAACAGAAACAAGAGCAACCATGGGATCATTAATTGCAAACAAAGCTGTAAACAAGTTATACCAATTAGATGATAAAATAGGAGCAACAATAGCAGGAACAGTATCACACGCACAATCACTCATGGACTTACTAAAAGCTGAAATTTCACTCTACAAACTTAAAAATGATAAAGATATGAGCATGGAATCACTAGCTGTATTAACAAGTAACATCCTCAAATCAGGACCATACATGGTACAAACAATCATTGCAGGAGTAGATAAAACAGGACCAAAACTCTACTCACTAGATCCAAGTGGAAGCTACATTGAAGATACATGCACATCAACAGGATCAGGATCACCATTCGCATTTGGGGTACTTGAAGATAGATACAATGAAAATTTAACAGTTGATGAAGGAAGATTTGTAGCAATTCGTGCAATAACAGCAGCAATGGAACGTGATGTATACTCAGGTAATGGATACAGACTTGCAACCATTACAGAAGATGGAATGAAAGTATATACAAAAGAAGAAATTGAAGCTTTAAAAGAACAATTATAA
- the purM gene encoding phosphoribosylformylglycinamidine cyclo-ligase, protein MVTYSEAGVDISLEEQTVRALTEELAETNDYRNIIKNAGHFAALVDFGSKAIAMSTDGVGSKILIANLMNKFDTVGIDCIAMVVNDILCVGAEPIAMVDYLAVEQPDPEVAKQIGKGLKEGCKQSKIAMIGGETASLPKIIKDFDLAGTGIGMVDKDDIITGSEIKDGDVIIGIASSGVHSNGLSLARKALLEIADLKVDDPLPEDPSITVGEALLEPTIIYVEPIMDLLSHKDIQVHGLGHITGGGFSNLKRLNKNMTYVIDDLIKLPAVFKEIQKTGIDNAEMYHVFNMGVGFAVILDKEYADKALEILNKYHEAKIIGHIKEDPENRVILTTHDNQQIEL, encoded by the coding sequence ATGGTTACATATTCCGAAGCAGGTGTTGACATCAGTTTAGAAGAACAAACTGTACGTGCCTTAACCGAAGAATTAGCAGAAACAAATGATTATAGAAATATTATAAAAAATGCTGGACACTTTGCAGCACTAGTAGATTTTGGTAGCAAAGCAATAGCAATGAGTACAGATGGTGTTGGAAGTAAAATACTAATCGCAAATCTTATGAACAAATTTGATACAGTGGGAATCGATTGTATTGCAATGGTTGTAAATGACATCCTATGTGTAGGAGCAGAACCAATAGCAATGGTAGACTACCTAGCTGTAGAACAACCAGATCCTGAAGTTGCAAAACAAATAGGAAAAGGACTTAAAGAAGGATGTAAACAATCAAAAATAGCAATGATTGGAGGAGAAACAGCATCACTACCAAAAATCATAAAAGACTTCGACCTTGCAGGAACAGGAATAGGAATGGTAGATAAAGATGACATCATAACAGGATCAGAAATTAAAGATGGAGATGTTATCATAGGAATAGCAAGTAGTGGAGTACACAGTAATGGACTAAGTCTTGCACGTAAAGCACTACTTGAAATTGCAGATTTAAAAGTAGATGACCCACTACCTGAAGATCCAAGTATTACAGTAGGTGAAGCACTACTTGAACCTACAATAATATATGTAGAACCAATCATGGATTTATTAAGCCATAAAGATATACAAGTACATGGACTAGGACACATAACAGGTGGAGGATTTAGTAACCTTAAACGATTAAACAAAAACATGACCTATGTTATTGATGATCTAATAAAATTACCTGCAGTATTTAAAGAAATACAAAAAACTGGTATAGATAATGCTGAAATGTATCATGTATTTAATATGGGTGTAGGATTTGCAGTAATACTGGATAAAGAATATGCAGATAAAGCACTTGAAATACTAAATAAGTATCATGAAGCAAAAATAATTGGACACATAAAAGAAGATCCAGAAAATCGTGTTATCCTAACAACACATGATAATCAACAAATAGAATTATAA
- a CDS encoding Mrp/NBP35 family ATP-binding protein, which translates to MAHEHGHGHGAELSDEDKKAIMEQNINITRNLNNIKYKVAVMSGKGGVGKSTVAVNLAEAFNKMGFKTALFDVDIHGPNVPKMLGIEDKKLDVKGNKLVPVETENGISVASMAFLLDSNASPVIWRGPQKTGAIKQLISDVAWGNIDVMIFDNPPGTGDEPLTVLQTIQNLDAAVMVTTPSSVSEEDVLKCVSMTRMLNIENIGLVENMAYFECPDCGKKVNLFGENKGKEFAEAMEIDFLGELPFRTAVSESADKLEKPIVEADPDSDAAKEFMKIAEEIKNKYMDE; encoded by the coding sequence ATGGCACACGAACATGGTCATGGACATGGAGCTGAATTATCTGATGAAGATAAAAAAGCTATCATGGAACAAAACATAAACATAACACGTAATCTTAATAATATTAAATATAAAGTTGCAGTTATGAGTGGAAAAGGTGGAGTAGGAAAATCTACAGTAGCAGTAAATCTTGCTGAAGCATTTAATAAAATGGGCTTTAAAACAGCATTATTTGATGTAGATATTCACGGACCTAATGTACCAAAAATGCTTGGTATTGAAGATAAAAAACTTGATGTAAAAGGAAACAAACTTGTACCTGTAGAAACTGAAAATGGAATATCAGTAGCATCAATGGCATTTTTACTTGATAGTAATGCATCACCTGTAATTTGGAGAGGACCTCAAAAAACTGGTGCAATTAAACAATTAATCTCAGATGTTGCATGGGGAAATATAGATGTAATGATCTTTGATAACCCACCAGGTACAGGAGATGAACCACTAACAGTTCTTCAAACAATTCAAAATTTGGATGCTGCTGTAATGGTAACAACACCAAGTTCTGTATCAGAAGAAGATGTACTTAAATGTGTATCAATGACAAGAATGCTTAATATTGAAAATATAGGTCTTGTTGAAAATATGGCATACTTTGAATGTCCTGATTGTGGTAAAAAAGTAAATCTTTTCGGAGAAAATAAAGGAAAAGAATTTGCAGAAGCTATGGAAATTGACTTCTTAGGTGAACTTCCATTTAGAACAGCTGTATCTGAATCTGCTGATAAACTTGAAAAACCAATAGTAGAAGCAGACCCAGATAGTGATGCTGCAAAAGAATTCATGAAAATTGCTGAAGAAATTAAAAATAAATACATGGATGAATAA